A window of Holophagales bacterium contains these coding sequences:
- the dnaX gene encoding DNA polymerase III subunit gamma/tau: MTTNTFVPLARKWRPRTFTDVVGQPEIVRALTNALTQDRMAHAYLFSGPRGVGKTTSARLLAAGINCRSAAGPTPSPCGTCESCQEVLEGRSIDALEIDGATHGKVDQARDLIEIVGYAPVRDRRKVFIIDEVHAISAAAFQALLKTLEEPPSHAVFILATTERHKIPATILSRCQRFDFRRLTDAEVADRLAEIAHREGYAVDAAEKPAPWVEPAALAALAAAATGSLRDGLSLLDQAVAQTSGRVTAADVALLLGSPDRTALVSLLAAVLAGDRAAVLRGAAELEAAGSDPRATTHDLTALVRGAVRFAADPSAPGVAGISEDGSATLRDMARTTPYSTLLRILTLLSEAEGMLRRSDVPALALEVLLLRLAELPGLIPIEEILASGASLPLPAARAAAPGPLASSVPAPRPASPPVEPLRRTLAPEPRPAPASSETPRFVGLTPLEVAEPEPETVADSVNAFREAVDKRHSNLGAALEDVSVSIDGKTVRLVLDPPSPPLARRLGEPAMKKALDEAAIAILGPKARVVIESAEPAGGDLTAAAASADPGTIERENLKNRAAADDRVRKILDLFDGEIADVKPDERKP, encoded by the coding sequence ATGACGACGAACACCTTCGTTCCCCTCGCGAGAAAGTGGCGACCCCGGACGTTCACGGACGTCGTGGGACAGCCCGAGATCGTCCGTGCCCTGACGAACGCCCTGACCCAGGACCGGATGGCCCACGCCTACCTCTTTTCGGGGCCGCGCGGCGTCGGGAAGACGACCTCGGCGCGCCTCCTGGCCGCCGGCATCAACTGCCGGTCTGCCGCCGGTCCGACCCCGAGCCCGTGCGGGACGTGCGAGTCGTGCCAGGAGGTCCTCGAGGGGCGGTCCATCGACGCCCTCGAGATCGACGGCGCCACGCACGGCAAGGTCGACCAGGCGCGGGACCTGATCGAGATCGTCGGCTACGCGCCGGTGAGGGATCGGCGCAAGGTCTTCATCATCGACGAGGTCCACGCCATCTCGGCCGCGGCGTTCCAGGCTCTCCTGAAGACGCTCGAGGAGCCGCCGTCACACGCCGTCTTCATCCTCGCGACGACGGAACGGCACAAGATCCCCGCGACGATCCTCTCCCGGTGCCAGCGCTTCGACTTCCGCCGGCTGACAGACGCCGAGGTCGCCGATCGGCTCGCCGAGATCGCCCACCGCGAGGGGTACGCCGTCGACGCGGCGGAGAAGCCGGCGCCCTGGGTCGAGCCCGCAGCGCTCGCGGCCCTCGCCGCCGCGGCGACGGGGAGCCTGCGCGACGGGCTCTCGCTCCTCGACCAGGCGGTCGCCCAGACGAGCGGCCGCGTCACCGCGGCGGACGTCGCCCTCCTCCTCGGCTCCCCCGACCGGACCGCCCTGGTTTCCCTCCTGGCGGCCGTCCTCGCCGGCGACCGGGCGGCGGTCCTCAGGGGCGCCGCCGAGCTGGAGGCCGCTGGCTCGGATCCGCGCGCGACGACCCACGACCTGACGGCCCTCGTCCGCGGGGCCGTCCGGTTCGCCGCGGACCCGTCGGCGCCCGGCGTGGCGGGGATCTCCGAGGACGGCTCCGCCACCCTCAGGGACATGGCGCGGACGACGCCCTACTCCACGCTCCTGCGGATACTGACGCTCCTCTCGGAGGCCGAGGGAATGCTCCGCCGCAGCGACGTCCCCGCGCTCGCCCTCGAGGTCCTCCTCCTCCGGCTCGCCGAGCTGCCCGGCCTCATCCCGATCGAGGAGATCCTCGCCTCGGGAGCGTCTCTTCCCCTTCCAGCCGCGCGGGCCGCCGCTCCGGGGCCCCTCGCTTCGTCCGTGCCCGCGCCGCGGCCCGCGTCCCCGCCGGTCGAGCCGCTCCGCCGGACCCTCGCACCCGAGCCCCGCCCCGCCCCGGCCTCCAGCGAAACCCCGCGCTTCGTCGGCCTGACCCCGCTCGAAGTGGCAGAGCCGGAGCCCGAGACCGTGGCCGACAGCGTGAACGCCTTCCGCGAAGCGGTGGACAAGCGGCACTCGAACCTCGGCGCGGCGCTCGAGGACGTCTCCGTTTCCATCGACGGCAAGACGGTCCGCCTCGTCCTCGACCCCCCCAGCCCGCCCCTGGCCCGCAGGCTCGGAGAGCCGGCGATGAAGAAGGCCCTCGACGAGGCGGCCATCGCCATCCTGGGGCCGAAGGCCCGCGTGGTGATCGAGAGCGCCGAGCCTGCCGGGGGCGACCTGACGGCCGCCGCCGCCTCCGCCGACCCCGGGACGATCGAGCGCGAGAACCTGAAGAACCGGGCTGCGGCCGACGACAGGGTCCGGAAGATCCTCGACCTGTTCGACGGCGAGATTGCCGACGTGAAGCCCGACGAGCGCAAGCCGTGA
- a CDS encoding alpha/beta fold hydrolase — MALVVLLAAVSSPADAATKKRRTKKKAAPIPEVPRPHDPFQVTFPSSDGVKLVATWKPSPAGASAPAVLLLHAFSRERRELADLADELTARGFSTLALDLRGHGESVWKGGARMGTSPSLQSSPSGFPRDVEAACAWLRGRSSRLAVVGFSLSGNLAALATATGWAESAVAVSPNAERFEQLAGTRPKTPRGLLVVASEKDPGRAESAQALDAVGREPKATALYSGTAHALELLREEPAARAATIEWLEARLGPVAPPPAPVATIPVPQPSLTPSEAPAPGGEFR, encoded by the coding sequence GTGGCCCTCGTCGTTCTGCTGGCGGCCGTTTCCTCGCCCGCAGATGCCGCCACGAAGAAGAGGCGGACGAAGAAGAAGGCGGCCCCGATCCCGGAGGTGCCGCGGCCCCACGACCCGTTCCAGGTGACGTTCCCGTCGAGCGACGGGGTGAAGCTGGTCGCGACGTGGAAGCCCTCGCCCGCCGGGGCGTCCGCCCCCGCCGTCCTCCTCCTCCACGCGTTCTCCCGCGAGCGCCGCGAGCTGGCAGACCTTGCCGACGAGCTCACCGCCCGGGGCTTCTCGACGCTCGCCCTCGACCTGCGCGGCCACGGCGAGTCGGTTTGGAAGGGCGGCGCGCGCATGGGCACCTCGCCGTCGCTCCAGTCGTCGCCGAGCGGCTTCCCGCGCGACGTCGAAGCCGCCTGCGCCTGGCTGCGCGGCCGGTCTTCGCGCCTCGCCGTCGTCGGGTTCTCGCTCTCCGGCAACCTCGCGGCGCTCGCCACGGCGACCGGCTGGGCCGAGTCCGCGGTCGCCGTCTCCCCGAACGCCGAACGCTTCGAGCAGCTCGCCGGCACGCGTCCGAAGACGCCGCGGGGTCTCCTCGTGGTCGCCTCCGAGAAGGACCCCGGCCGTGCCGAGTCCGCGCAGGCGCTGGATGCCGTGGGACGGGAGCCGAAGGCCACGGCGCTCTATTCGGGCACCGCGCACGCGCTCGAGCTCCTGCGGGAAGAGCCCGCGGCCAGGGCCGCCACCATCGAATGGCTCGAGGCGCGCCTCGGGCCGGTCGCGCCTCCGCCCGCCCCGGTCGCGACGATCCCGGTGCCCCAGCCCTCCCTCACCCCGAGCGAAGCTCCGGCGCCGGGAGGCGAGTTCCGGTGA
- a CDS encoding zinc ribbon domain-containing protein: MSAEDSRPADRGAFSPPEAPTFRCPSCGAPAARDARGCVHCGSLLATKRCVTCFALSPREAERCVKCGALLPAAAFVAEGSGRCPDCRLDLVAHAFGAVGYSECPRCAGLFLKREAFEAVTKDADTRAKVRLAEPPAEAVPTAPAAPGKKASGALPAVKYRACPSCAKLMNRSNYGGGSGIVLDACRDHGLWFDRGELAAIVAFLEKGGWDRIRAREREKLSEEVRNLQTRRDFSRSVGMPTSDWDRNQQGLDALGGIAGLLTALAGWFLKR; encoded by the coding sequence GTGAGCGCAGAAGACAGTCGACCCGCTGACCGGGGGGCGTTCTCGCCCCCGGAGGCCCCCACCTTTCGATGCCCCTCCTGCGGCGCTCCCGCGGCGCGGGACGCGCGCGGCTGCGTCCACTGCGGGTCGCTTCTCGCGACGAAGCGCTGCGTCACGTGCTTCGCCCTCTCCCCGCGGGAGGCCGAACGCTGCGTGAAGTGCGGCGCGCTCCTCCCGGCCGCGGCCTTCGTGGCGGAGGGGTCGGGCCGCTGCCCCGACTGCCGTCTCGACCTCGTCGCCCACGCCTTCGGTGCCGTCGGCTACTCGGAGTGCCCCCGCTGTGCCGGCCTGTTCCTGAAGCGGGAGGCGTTCGAGGCGGTGACGAAGGACGCCGACACGCGGGCGAAAGTGCGCCTCGCCGAACCTCCGGCGGAGGCCGTTCCGACGGCGCCGGCGGCGCCCGGGAAGAAGGCGAGCGGCGCGCTCCCGGCCGTGAAGTACCGCGCCTGCCCCTCCTGCGCCAAGCTCATGAACCGGTCGAACTACGGCGGCGGGTCCGGAATCGTCCTCGACGCCTGCCGCGACCACGGGCTCTGGTTCGACCGGGGCGAGCTCGCCGCGATCGTCGCCTTCCTCGAGAAAGGGGGCTGGGACCGGATCCGCGCCAGGGAGAGGGAGAAGCTCTCCGAAGAGGTCCGCAACCTTCAGACCAGGCGCGACTTTTCGCGATCGGTCGGGATGCCGACCTCCGACTGGGACAGGAACCAGCAGGGGCTGGACGCCCTCGGAGGGATCGCCGGGCTCCTCACGGCGCTCGCCGGGTGGTTCCTGAAGCGCTGA
- the recR gene encoding recombination protein RecR, producing MTALPALARLVAALERLPGIGPKSARRIAHFLLVAPQAEAAGLSGAVLEAREKTRSCSVCHALTEEDPCGLCTDPSRDAALLAVVEEPFDVEVLERTREFRGRYHVLGGALAPLRGIGPDDLHVTGLLERAAAGVTEVVLATNPNVEGEATALYLARRLKPLGIRVTRLAFGLPVGAAIEFADEVTLGRSLSGRREV from the coding sequence GTGACGGCCCTCCCGGCGCTCGCGCGCCTCGTCGCGGCGCTGGAGCGCCTTCCCGGAATCGGCCCCAAGAGCGCACGCCGGATCGCCCACTTCCTCCTGGTGGCGCCCCAGGCCGAGGCCGCGGGGCTCTCCGGGGCCGTGCTCGAGGCGCGTGAGAAGACCCGTTCGTGCTCCGTCTGCCACGCGCTGACCGAGGAGGACCCGTGCGGCCTCTGCACCGACCCCTCGCGCGACGCAGCGCTCCTGGCGGTCGTGGAGGAGCCGTTCGACGTGGAGGTCCTCGAGCGGACGCGGGAGTTCCGGGGGCGCTATCACGTCCTCGGGGGCGCCCTCGCCCCGCTCCGGGGAATCGGCCCCGACGACCTTCACGTGACCGGCCTCCTCGAGAGGGCGGCCGCGGGCGTGACGGAGGTCGTCCTGGCGACGAACCCGAACGTCGAAGGGGAGGCGACCGCCCTCTACCTGGCCCGGCGGCTCAAGCCGCTCGGGATCCGCGTCACGCGCCTCGCGTTCGGCCTTCCCGTCGGCGCGGCGATCGAGTTCGCCGACGAGGTGACCCTCGGGCGATCCCTGTCGGGCCGGCGGGAGGTCTAG
- a CDS encoding nucleoside deaminase, whose amino-acid sequence MREALRAARRAPAHRDVPIGAVVVKDGRVVARARNRREVDHDPTAHAEVLVLRRAARRLGTWRLDGCTLYVTLEPCAMCAGAIVLSRLPRLVYGASDPKAGFAGSLGDLCRDERLNHRVEVEAGLLEKECGTILREFFRERRRQSTR is encoded by the coding sequence ATGCGCGAGGCTCTCCGCGCGGCGCGGCGGGCCCCGGCGCACCGCGACGTGCCGATCGGGGCCGTCGTCGTGAAGGACGGCCGCGTCGTGGCCCGCGCCCGCAATCGCCGCGAGGTCGACCACGATCCGACGGCGCACGCCGAGGTCCTCGTCCTGCGTCGCGCGGCCCGGCGGCTCGGGACGTGGCGGCTCGACGGCTGCACGCTCTACGTCACTCTCGAGCCGTGTGCGATGTGCGCCGGGGCGATCGTCCTCTCGCGCCTTCCCCGTCTCGTCTACGGGGCGTCCGACCCGAAGGCGGGTTTCGCCGGTTCGCTCGGGGACCTCTGCCGCGACGAGCGCCTCAACCACAGGGTCGAGGTCGAGGCGGGCCTCCTGGAAAAGGAGTGCGGGACAATCCTCAGGGAGTTCTTCCGTGAGCGCAGAAGACAGTCGACCCGCTGA
- a CDS encoding 1-acyl-sn-glycerol-3-phosphate acyltransferase, with protein sequence MPNDTPTRDSASDAATPAAPHRPLWARLFGPPARLLLRAFGWRLEGSLPAEPKFVLIAAPHTSNWDLVLMLLCGLSFGMWPSWVGKHTLFLPPFGGLLRLLGGIPVDRRSRGNRVEQLAALFAARDRLILAIPPEGSRSSQTHWKSGFYWVARTANVPVCLSFLDWGTRRAGLGPLLVPTGDLGADMDFVRAFYAGRKGRFPGMQSPIRLEGEDGPAT encoded by the coding sequence ATGCCGAACGATACCCCGACCCGGGACTCCGCCTCCGACGCCGCCACCCCGGCCGCCCCGCACCGGCCGCTCTGGGCCCGTCTCTTCGGCCCGCCGGCGCGGCTTCTCCTCCGCGCGTTCGGCTGGCGGCTCGAAGGATCGCTCCCCGCGGAGCCGAAGTTCGTCCTGATCGCGGCGCCCCACACGAGCAACTGGGACCTCGTCCTGATGCTCCTCTGCGGCCTCTCCTTCGGGATGTGGCCGTCGTGGGTCGGCAAGCACACGCTCTTCCTCCCGCCGTTCGGCGGCCTGCTGCGGCTGCTCGGCGGAATCCCGGTCGACCGGCGGTCCCGTGGAAACCGCGTCGAGCAGCTCGCGGCGCTCTTCGCTGCGCGCGACCGCCTGATCCTGGCGATACCGCCCGAGGGATCGCGGTCGAGCCAGACGCACTGGAAGAGCGGCTTCTACTGGGTCGCCCGCACCGCAAACGTCCCGGTCTGCCTCTCCTTCCTCGACTGGGGCACCCGCAGGGCCGGCCTCGGCCCGCTCCTGGTCCCGACCGGCGACCTCGGCGCCGACATGGACTTCGTCCGGGCGTTCTACGCCGGACGGAAGGGGCGCTTCCCCGGCATGCAGAGTCCGATTCGCCTCGAGGGCGAGGACGGGCCTGCCACGTAA
- a CDS encoding roadblock/LC7 domain-containing protein, translated as MTDFVLFDEEFQQIKEVIGRLKADAQAKVVFIVDKNGQQIAAQGDLESLDTTSLASLTAGNVAATDGLAKLIGEKEFPVLFHEGEKDNVYIAIVDQRVILVIIFDEHSSLGLVRLRVRKATQDLERIFVAIQRKVEEEKERRHEGIDSPFAEITDEDIDSLFRE; from the coding sequence ATGACGGATTTCGTCCTCTTCGACGAAGAGTTTCAGCAGATAAAGGAAGTCATCGGGCGGCTCAAAGCAGACGCCCAGGCGAAGGTCGTTTTCATCGTCGACAAGAACGGCCAGCAGATCGCCGCCCAGGGCGACCTCGAGAGCCTCGACACGACCTCCCTCGCCTCGCTCACCGCCGGCAACGTGGCGGCGACGGACGGCCTCGCGAAGCTCATCGGGGAGAAGGAGTTCCCCGTCCTCTTCCACGAAGGCGAGAAGGACAACGTCTACATCGCCATCGTCGACCAGCGGGTGATCCTCGTCATCATCTTCGACGAGCACTCCTCGCTCGGCCTCGTGAGGCTCCGGGTCCGGAAGGCGACGCAGGATCTCGAGAGGATCTTCGTCGCCATCCAGCGGAAGGTCGAGGAAGAGAAGGAACGGCGGCACGAGGGGATCGACTCCCCGTTCGCCGAGATCACCGACGAAGACATCGACAGCCTCTTTCGGGAGTGA
- a CDS encoding ribonuclease H-like domain-containing protein, with the protein MKTLVFDIETVGLPWLDLDPLVREWLTRGAEDGESYRSKKDWRSLSPYAAKVIVIAALNPDTGHGKVWYEAPEVSSRPSRDGLFEEIGGDEKTLLAGFWETATKFDRLVSFNGRSFDGPFLSVRSAIHGVAPSRSLAGYRYSVESHVDLMEILTFQGAAGTRPSLHAACVAFGIPSPKSAEMHGYAVGDAYAEGRLPEILDYCRRDVDATAELLRRLEPTLLPLFRR; encoded by the coding sequence GTGAAAACGCTGGTATTTGACATCGAGACCGTCGGGCTGCCGTGGCTCGACCTCGATCCGCTCGTGCGCGAGTGGCTGACGCGGGGCGCCGAGGACGGCGAGAGCTACAGGTCGAAGAAGGACTGGCGGTCGCTCTCCCCCTATGCCGCAAAGGTCATCGTCATCGCCGCCCTCAACCCCGATACGGGGCACGGAAAGGTCTGGTACGAGGCCCCCGAGGTCTCGTCGCGCCCTTCCCGCGACGGCCTTTTCGAGGAGATCGGCGGCGACGAGAAGACGCTCCTGGCGGGCTTCTGGGAGACGGCGACGAAGTTCGACCGCCTCGTCTCGTTCAACGGCCGCTCCTTCGACGGGCCGTTCCTCTCCGTGAGGAGCGCGATCCACGGCGTGGCGCCGTCGCGCAGCCTCGCCGGCTACCGCTACTCGGTCGAGTCCCACGTCGACCTGATGGAGATCCTCACCTTCCAGGGGGCCGCGGGGACCCGCCCCTCGCTCCACGCCGCCTGCGTCGCCTTCGGCATCCCGTCGCCCAAGTCGGCCGAGATGCACGGCTATGCCGTCGGCGACGCCTACGCCGAGGGGCGGCTTCCCGAGATCCTCGACTACTGCCGCCGCGACGTCGACGCCACGGCGGAGCTCCTGCGCCGGCTCGAGCCGACGCTGCTGCCCCTTTTCCGCCGCTGA
- a CDS encoding GTPase domain-containing protein, whose product MTFINYAAREINCKIVYYGPGLCGKTTNLQYIYDRTNPAAKGKLISLATETDRTLFFDFLPLDLGTVRGFKTRFHLYTVPGQVFYDASRKLILKGVDGVVFVADSQEARMDANAESLQNLEKNLRDHGFDLATIPYVLQLNKRDLPTAIPADEMYRQLNTKGEPTFEATAPTGVGVFDTLKAVAKQVLMELRKK is encoded by the coding sequence ATGACGTTCATCAACTACGCCGCCCGCGAGATCAACTGCAAGATCGTCTACTACGGTCCCGGCCTCTGCGGGAAGACGACGAACCTGCAGTACATCTACGACCGGACCAATCCCGCGGCGAAGGGGAAGCTGATCTCCCTGGCGACCGAGACCGACCGGACGCTCTTCTTCGACTTCCTCCCGCTCGACCTCGGCACGGTGCGCGGCTTCAAGACGCGTTTCCACCTCTACACCGTTCCCGGGCAGGTCTTCTACGACGCGAGCCGCAAGCTCATCCTCAAGGGTGTCGACGGGGTCGTCTTCGTCGCCGACTCGCAGGAAGCCCGGATGGACGCCAACGCCGAGTCGCTGCAGAACCTCGAGAAGAACCTCCGCGATCACGGCTTCGACCTGGCGACGATCCCCTACGTCCTCCAGCTCAACAAGCGGGACCTCCCGACGGCCATCCCGGCCGACGAGATGTACCGCCAGCTGAACACCAAGGGCGAGCCGACCTTCGAGGCCACCGCTCCGACCGGCGTCGGCGTCTTCGACACGCTGAAAGCCGTCGCGAAGCAGGTGCTGATGGAGCTTCGGAAGAAGTAG